In Nocardioides palaemonis, a single genomic region encodes these proteins:
- a CDS encoding DUF2157 domain-containing protein, with the protein MNASVDTVRPVPPRQLTWLRGELADWTSQGLISDEQAARISTRYRPESHHVGVGRVLLYLGGGFVGIGLIWLVAANLDQLSPLTRFVAVSAIWLALLAGAEALAARRTSPPVVGALRLLAALGFGAVVFQAAQSLQVPAFEPRLLAVWAVGALLHGYLTRAYLPFVVGVATGVAWWFTRPLWEEPSGLAVVLLLGAGAVLAASLAVLHDTRLPSFAWTWRTVGAAMALLTLFVAAIPDVGSGDLTWNAWLVAALAAAGAALVAAAVVDRSVRRLLEPAGAVVVLAVGTGLALWQTGTDTTTVDTSDWLHAAVSVGVYVVLAVALVALGTLRDHTAITWMAMAGLVVFTTFQSFAVFAPIVTGAWLFVVLGTVFLGTGFLFDRARRELTQALDPDTDPSRGADR; encoded by the coding sequence ATGAACGCATCCGTGGACACCGTCCGTCCCGTGCCACCGCGTCAGCTGACCTGGCTGCGCGGCGAGCTGGCCGACTGGACCTCGCAGGGCCTCATCTCCGACGAGCAGGCCGCTCGCATCTCCACCCGCTACCGCCCCGAGTCGCACCACGTCGGCGTCGGTCGCGTGCTGCTCTACCTCGGCGGCGGCTTCGTCGGGATCGGCCTGATCTGGCTGGTGGCGGCAAACCTCGACCAGCTCTCGCCCCTCACCCGCTTCGTCGCCGTCAGCGCGATCTGGCTGGCCTTGCTCGCCGGCGCCGAGGCGCTCGCGGCCCGTCGGACCAGCCCACCGGTCGTCGGCGCCCTCCGGCTGCTGGCGGCCCTCGGCTTCGGCGCCGTGGTGTTCCAGGCCGCCCAGTCGTTGCAGGTGCCGGCCTTCGAACCGCGCCTGCTGGCTGTCTGGGCGGTGGGCGCGCTGCTCCACGGCTACCTCACCCGCGCGTACCTGCCGTTCGTGGTGGGCGTCGCGACCGGGGTGGCGTGGTGGTTCACCCGGCCGCTCTGGGAGGAGCCCTCCGGACTCGCCGTCGTGCTCCTCCTCGGGGCCGGTGCCGTGCTCGCCGCGTCCCTCGCCGTCCTGCACGACACCCGCCTGCCCTCCTTCGCGTGGACCTGGCGCACGGTCGGCGCCGCGATGGCGCTGCTCACCCTCTTCGTGGCCGCGATCCCCGACGTCGGCTCCGGTGACCTCACCTGGAACGCGTGGCTGGTCGCGGCGCTCGCCGCCGCAGGGGCCGCCCTGGTGGCTGCCGCCGTCGTCGACCGCTCCGTGCGACGGCTCCTCGAGCCCGCCGGCGCGGTCGTCGTCCTCGCCGTCGGGACCGGGCTGGCGCTCTGGCAGACCGGGACCGACACGACCACGGTCGACACCTCCGACTGGCTGCACGCCGCCGTGTCGGTGGGCGTCTACGTCGTCCTGGCCGTGGCGCTGGTCGCCCTCGGCACGCTGCGCGACCACACCGCGATCACCTGGATGGCGATGGCCGGGCTCGTGGTCTTCACCACCTTCCAGAGCTTCGCGGTCTTCGCCCCCATCGTCACCGGAGCCTGGCTCTTCGTGGTGCTGGGCACCGTCTTCCTGGGCACCGGCTTCCTGTTCGACCGGGCGCGGCGCGAGCTCACCCAGGCCCTGGACCCCGACACCGACCCCTCCCGAGGAGCAGACCGATGA
- a CDS encoding SGNH/GDSL hydrolase family protein — protein MEQEERVRGAGALGAAVAAASVGTVVTTAYAVRRLLHHQAARARREIGKPLGEQAPPGDRHWRRSYGDPVDLVVLGDSIAAGLGAEKSKQTLGGRLARSVAKRLGRSVRLRTVAVVGSESSDLAAQVAALPATYRPHVAVVVVGGNDVTHRVPVVDSARHLGDTVDALRARGAEVVVGTCPDLGALRPVPQPLRALGSRASRQLAEAQRAVALAHGARVVSLAHVVGPFFITNPDEMFSLDRFHPSAQGYKRTAKAMLPSVLAALGVVEEVPFGHHAPVAGGSG, from the coding sequence GTGGAGCAGGAGGAGCGCGTGCGCGGGGCCGGTGCGCTGGGGGCCGCGGTCGCGGCGGCGAGCGTCGGGACGGTGGTGACGACGGCGTACGCGGTCCGGCGGCTGCTGCACCACCAGGCCGCCCGGGCGCGACGCGAGATCGGGAAGCCGCTGGGCGAGCAGGCGCCCCCGGGCGACCGGCACTGGCGCCGGTCCTACGGCGACCCGGTCGACCTCGTGGTCCTCGGCGACTCGATCGCGGCCGGCCTCGGCGCGGAGAAGTCCAAGCAGACGCTGGGCGGCCGGCTCGCGCGGTCGGTCGCGAAGCGGCTGGGCCGTTCGGTGCGGCTGCGGACCGTCGCCGTCGTCGGGTCGGAGAGCAGCGACCTCGCGGCGCAGGTCGCCGCGCTGCCGGCGACGTACCGCCCGCACGTCGCGGTCGTCGTGGTCGGCGGCAACGACGTGACGCACCGGGTGCCGGTCGTCGACTCGGCCCGACACCTGGGCGACACCGTCGACGCGCTGCGGGCGCGAGGTGCCGAGGTCGTGGTGGGCACGTGCCCGGACCTGGGGGCGCTGCGACCGGTGCCGCAGCCGCTGCGGGCGCTCGGCTCGCGGGCGTCGCGCCAGCTCGCGGAGGCCCAGCGGGCGGTGGCCCTCGCGCACGGCGCGCGCGTCGTCTCCCTGGCCCACGTCGTCGGTCCGTTCTTCATCACCAACCCCGACGAGATGTTCAGCCTGGACCGGTTCCACCCCAGCGCGCAGGGCTACAAGCGCACCGCGAAGGCGATGCTGCCGTCGGTGCTGGCGGCGCTGGGCGTGGTCGAGGAGGTGCCGTTCGGGCACCACGCGCCGGTGGCGGGCGGGTCAGGCTAG
- a CDS encoding GDYXXLXY domain-containing protein, producing the protein MKRTVTTAVVALGQLALVGLAVAPQLSARLTGDTYELRVAPLDPIDPFRGAYVALDYPDLHHGRTSAGEDQGIGSLDDGESGDLYVTLRRDADVWVADGWTRERPADGPYLACDDRTWQVRCGIESFFLPQDEAARTEDLLRDGAVAEVRIDGRGHAAVVDVQAP; encoded by the coding sequence ATGAAGCGCACCGTCACCACCGCCGTCGTGGCCCTGGGCCAGCTCGCCCTCGTCGGGCTCGCCGTGGCCCCCCAGCTCTCCGCCCGGCTCACCGGCGACACCTACGAGCTGCGGGTCGCACCGCTCGACCCGATCGACCCGTTCCGCGGGGCGTACGTCGCCCTCGACTACCCCGACCTGCACCACGGCAGAACGTCCGCCGGCGAGGACCAGGGCATCGGCTCGCTCGACGACGGCGAGTCGGGTGACCTCTACGTCACGCTCCGTCGCGACGCAGACGTCTGGGTCGCCGACGGATGGACGCGCGAGCGCCCCGCCGACGGGCCGTACCTCGCCTGCGACGACCGCACCTGGCAGGTGCGGTGCGGCATCGAGAGCTTCTTCCTGCCCCAGGACGAGGCGGCGCGCACCGAGGACCTGCTCCGCGACGGCGCCGTCGCGGAGGTCAGGATCGACGGGCGCGGCCACGCGGCCGTCGTCGACGTCCAAGCGCCGTGA